In Oryza sativa Japonica Group chromosome 8, ASM3414082v1, the sequence GTATATATGGAAATGTGATATAGAAAATGGAAAGTGCTAATCATAATGCATGTGTAGGCGTGATTAGAGGGCACAAATTTGGAAATACATGCACGTTGTACATCAAAAATGGAAATACCCGCATGCATGTAACTCTTATCGGGTAAGACCCGCTAATATGTGATAGTATCCTCTAGTAGCGTTGCACGGATCTTAAAGCATTTGGACGGTGGATGGCCATGGAGCctgggcaccatggtgcccctaACAAATTtacccccacacacacacacacacacacacacacacacacacacacacacacacacacacacacacacacacacacacacacacacacacacacacacacacacacacacacacacacacatatatatatatatatatatatatatatatatatatatatatatatatatatatacacatatatacacacatatatatatatacacatatacatatacacatatatatatatatacatatacatatatatacatatacatatacatatatatacatatacatatatatatatatatatataaactattctacaccctcCCTCCCAAGGGTCacacccccctccccctccttaaCAAGGCCCAAAACTCACTTCCCACCTCGGTTAAAGGTCCCTCCCACCGGTCAAACCCGCCTACTAACTccccccaccacccacctcttctCAGCTCTCGTCTCAGGACGGTGCAGTAACATGACGACCTCTGTGCAGTAACACTGTGTCTTACGTGTAGTAACAGCGttaaaatatagttaaaatatagtcatgacggatctacttttgataagctcTTTTTTTCTAGCATTATGGTGCAAACAGTTTTAAAAAACCTTACATCACTTGGGAGATACTGTTCTTTAAAGCTTGACTTTTTTGCAATTTGTCTCTCCACAAGTAGTAATACTATACTATTGCTTGTTACTACTTGTCTGTTGTACGTTACTACAATCGCAACACGATGTTACTACACTGTGTTTTACTGTATTTTTTGggtagtgttactgcataaacacGTGGTAACATATACCTTCCGTACAGTAACACTTTTACTTTTggtgcagtaacaagtatatggttagtATTTGAGACTTTTAACCTATATATTTTTGCTGTAATTCACCACAATATTACTGTAAAAAGTGCAGTAACGTCATATACATATAGTAACACTATATTGAAGGGAGGAGACCGATTTTCTTaagagggaggaagaacggTTTCTTGAAGAGGGGAGTACGTagatgcattttgaagtttaaccctccacatgcagtaacactatagcaTCATGGTGGgaacaattttaaaaaataatacatatcttgtgagatattgcttttcaaagattggcattttgaactttaaccctccacatgcagtaacagaatGTGTAACTTGCAGTAACAAGGGCatatacatgcagtaacatggttttaccaaatgtataaaattatTCAAACAACTCCTACATCAATCAGACCTCGCTCAAAGCCACCTACATGCTTTACCTATAGCCCACCTATTCGATCTTCATCTCGTAAAAATGACATAGTAAAACTATAATCATCATGCAGTAACATAGCTACTTAGAAGTGGTAATATGCGCCTATTATGTAGTAACACTTCTACTTTCGTGTAGTAAgaagtatatggttagcatgtgaGGCTTTAACCCATGTATTGTTGCTTTAATTCCTGATCTACTACAATTTTACTATGACGTTACTgccaaaagtgcagtaacgtcCTATATGTTATACAGTAACGTCACATGTTACTGCACTTTTACAACAATGTTACTACTAGAGCATAGTAACATGTTATGAGTTTCGATAGTGAAAGATAGtagaattgataatcatattacttTCTCATGAAATTCTTAAAACAAATAGCATCATTAGATGAATTGGTTAGAAGAATGTATTTTGAATTATGAGGTCATGGGTTCAAATCTTGAATTtggcaatttattttttatttttccagaaaagagaaaaaaatatttcagggagaaaaaaacagaaaaaatgaaataaaaaaagagagagagaagggaggggggatcaggagcgagagagagaagggagatcgggagggagggggagcgaGAGGGTGAGGGGATCGGATGAGAAAGGGAGGGGGTAGAATAGTCTTACCCCGGGTGCCcctaacaaatttaatatatatatatatatatatatatatatatattaaatttgtttggtgctccatggtgcccgggcaccattgttgaaattgagtatatacccaattcaaatgagcatgaaacttttttaattatttaggtattaatattaactactttactaactagttgaaagcaagtttgaactgaatttgaacttgtttttgttatattttgattctaggtatatagcatccatacatataattagttaggtatgtaatcatggattgtgaaataaagttaaatttaagttgttttgttgataggtataggtatgaatcgaattcttataactaggtatatactcacaatttgaaaattttgaaaaatttgagtgattttgtgcatttgaaaccatggtgcccgggcaccatggtgccccatatgagtgtcctatatatatatatatatatatatatatatatatatatatatatatatatatatatatatatatatatatatatatatatatatatatatattctacatATACAAAATCTATATACATAAAGTTTACATATTCAAAgtccgtatatatatatagtctatTTATAGAAATTTTCCAAGGATAttattcatttaaaaaaaattcccttTAGCATTTTATTATTTCTGCACTAAACTTTCTAACTATGATGATAATATCTGTATAGAGTTTACATATACAAagtatatgtgtatgtatataaagtttacatATATAAAGTCTCACTATATAGAAAGTTAATTTCCACGGAAATTGTTTATATAGAAAACTTCGTTGAAAGATATAAAATACTATGTATAACGAAAAAAGAAATCTGAGAAATAAAcagaagtgaaaaaaaaacagaaatgcTTGATACTTGAAACGGATTACAGAAGAATCACGTAAAAGAAGGGGGGGAAAATGAAAACGGAAGAAAATACCGTGTCCTCCGATTTCCCCTTCCGACTGATTCGCCGGATCAAATAATCGCAAACGTTCGTGCACCACCCTTTTCGCTTCTGGATGGCGTTGGGACATCCGAAGAAGGTCTCTGTCTTAGGCCGGACCGAGGCAGGCCCATTCCGATTCCTAGCCCAACAGCCAACATGATaaagaataagttcacctgtcatccctcaacttaacagcgagattttttaatcccttaactacaaaaccagaaatcATCACCcttaaactatacaaaaccgtccAATTTACGTCCTATAGCAGTATAAACACCTtatttcgctgacgtggcaattTGACCCGGTCCACTAATTCTAACTAGGCGCTGATTTGACAAAAACGAAAGTGAGCCCCATCTGTCATACTCagtctctcttctcctctctctctctcccctgctCTTGGTGTCTCCTCCCTCGACGAGGTGATGGGGGCGGCGGTCGTTGCAGccggggcggcgaggaggtggcgcgaggGCGTCGTCTGGGGCTCGTGCCAACGACGAGCCGATGACGATCGACGGCTTGAGCCAACGAGGAGGTGATGCCGACTAGGGGCGGTGAGAAGGCAGCATCAGCGGCTGGCGCGGCGAGGAAGCGGCCTTGGCTAGGGGATGACGGCCCTGGGAGCCTCGTCAGGGACTGCTGGCGGGAGGAGCTCGTCAAGCCGGTCTCATGGTCGGAGAGCTCGACCGGGATGGCCATACCATGGAGGACCTCGACGGCGCGCGCAGCGAGCAGGTGGAGGGCGTCGGCAACCGCGGTGGGGTGGGCGCCAGCGGAGAGGAGGAACTGGGCGCGGCAGAGGAGGGATCTGGAGAGGCCATAGTTGCTGCCGCCGCAGGAACTGCCGTGGTCGCAGCCGCAGAGCCCACCTTCCCCAAGTCGACACCGGAGCTGGTCCCGCGCGCTCGCCCAACGGGCAAAGCACTGCATCATCCAATCGAAATCGATGAAATGTGGATGAAATTCATTTCAGACAATACAGAGATGAGAATGGATTTGGAATCGATTGGATTGGAAAGATTATCAATGAGGAAGAAAAAttacagcacacacatatgtgaaagaatttgttcccatgACCTCCATTGTACCGAAATAATatgatttgttcccacgacctccattgTACCGAAATAatatgttacggagagatttttggaagttacatacaagttacattatagttacaatgtaattacatgcaagttatagtgtaattacactacgattatactgtaattacatctatcaaatttttaatagaaaatttgtcgacaaatatatagcaaaattgaagagaatagaaggagaagaaaagagaagaaaaatatatgtgcaactgacatgtgggccccatgtacttttttaaaaattttttgctgactaggatgccatgtcAGTGAAACCACTCATATATACTGCCATAGAACCTTGAGTGCAcggtttgtgtgagtttaggggtacatatttctggttttatggttaagggacctcaaaaaatctcgctgataactgttaagttgagggacctctggtgaacttattcaGATGATAATCTTCACGTCAGCCCAGCAGCATGCCACGATGTGTATTCGTGCCGTATTCGGGGCCCCTCAATTTTCGTGGCCTGCCTGCGCGGCACTGCGCGCTGCGAACAGCGAGCATATTTTTTGGCTACGAAATTCACTGCTCGATCAGAAGAGTTTGGTCATGCGAAGCAAAGCAAAGCGTGTGCATTCCCACCGTGCATGCGATCGAGCGAGCAgcttcgtcgtcgtcttcgtttCATCGCTTCTGCTCGATCCCCCGATTTGCCACTCCTCCTAAATTGGCAAAGTCGCCTGCGAGCCAAGCATTGTAGGGCACATGCATAAAGCCAAGACCATGGCAATGGACGCACGAGctttctttcctctctctcccccttcctcctcctccggccggtCCGGTCACCGCctgcctcgtcgtcgccggcgctgaTCGGTTTCGCCCGCCCGACCGCGGCGGAGATCGAGGTATGATGGACGGGAACGCGGTGGACGAGCTGATACGGCGGCTGCTCGACGGGAAGAAGGTcaagccgtcgtcgtcggcgaagAAGGTGCAGCTCAGCGAGGCGGAGATCCGGCAGCTCTGCGTCACCGGCAAGGACATCTTCCTCTCCCAGCCCAACCTCCTCGAGCTCGAGGCCCCCATCAACGTCTGCGGTGATGATCTAGCACGCCATTGTTTCCGTTTCTTGAATTCTTTCATCGATCCGTAACAAATTATATTCTGCATTGCATACGCAGGCGACATCCACGGCCAATTCTCCGACCTGCTCCGGCTGTTCGAGTTCGGCGGGCTGCCGCCGACGGCGAACTACCTGTTCCTCGGCGACTACGTGGACCGCGGGAAGCAGAGCATCGAGACGATCTGCCTCCTGCTGGCATACAAGATCAAGTACCCGGACAACTTCTTCCTGCTGCGAGGCAACCACGAGTGCGCGTCGATCAACCGAATCTACGGGTTCTACGACGAGTGCAAGCGCCGGTTCAGCGTCCGCCTCTGGAAGCTCTTCACCGACTGCTTCAACtgcctccccgtcgccgccgtcatcgaCGACAAGATCCTCTGCATGCACGGCGGCCTCTCGCCGGACCTCGACAGCCTCGACCGGATCAGGGAGATCGCCCGACCCGTCGACGTCCCCGACCAGGGCCTCCTCTGCGACCTCCTCTGGTCCGACCCCGACCGCGAGAGCTCCGGCTGGGGCGAGAACGACCGCGGCGTCTCCTTCACCTTCGGCGCCGACAAGGTCACCGAGTTCCTCAACAAGCACGACCTCGACCTCATCTGCCGCGCTCACCAGGCaagccgccatcgccatcgccacctcctcctcccgtgCGTTGCGATTTTGCATAATCGTCTCAACCTTGAAGCTCTTCTTGCGTTCTTGGGGGCAAATGGACGAACAGGTGGTGGAGGACGGCTACGAGTTCTTCGCGGACAGGCAGCTGGTGACCATATTCTCGGCGC encodes:
- the LOC4345748 gene encoding serine/threonine-protein phosphatase PP1-like, which codes for MMDGNAVDELIRRLLDGKKVKPSSSAKKVQLSEAEIRQLCVTGKDIFLSQPNLLELEAPINVCGDIHGQFSDLLRLFEFGGLPPTANYLFLGDYVDRGKQSIETICLLLAYKIKYPDNFFLLRGNHECASINRIYGFYDECKRRFSVRLWKLFTDCFNCLPVAAVIDDKILCMHGGLSPDLDSLDRIREIARPVDVPDQGLLCDLLWSDPDRESSGWGENDRGVSFTFGADKVTEFLNKHDLDLICRAHQVVEDGYEFFADRQLVTIFSAPNYCGEFNNAGALMNVDASLLCSFQILKPFRGKSQAE